One genomic segment of Catalinimonas alkaloidigena includes these proteins:
- a CDS encoding endonuclease/exonuclease/phosphatase family protein produces MKFLKFTIAFLVLTSSLIFIISSEKFYIDLIQSFTFHAMLGYIFLSALFALFRWKYVTFAAFSASLLLAVYLLPHISGESNPAYSVSGETLKVAHFNVLGSNRHFDDIINNSIDLNADILSFQEVERAWALKLMDGLEMQYPYFAITEHEKHGVAIFSKYPLKNLKTYKWTGEPTLTGDVVYQDKNVHFITTHTLSPRNPERYKNRNEHLSKIAEYVKNINGPVLAIGDFNAVPWNKYIVKIKESTDLVDSRKSIASTYPANYPLGLPIDYILHSDELSCVNFKAVNAMGSDHKGIVGEYVFNTPTMLVDMN; encoded by the coding sequence ATGAAATTTTTAAAATTTACAATTGCATTTTTAGTTCTGACGAGTTCCCTGATTTTTATCATTTCCTCTGAGAAATTCTACATTGATTTGATTCAGTCATTTACGTTTCATGCAATGTTAGGCTACATATTTTTGAGTGCGCTATTTGCGCTATTCCGTTGGAAATATGTCACGTTCGCCGCTTTTTCAGCAAGTTTACTTTTAGCTGTTTATTTACTACCCCATATCAGCGGTGAGTCAAATCCTGCTTACTCAGTAAGTGGAGAAACGTTAAAAGTTGCTCATTTCAATGTATTAGGAAGTAATAGGCATTTTGATGATATCATTAACAATTCAATTGATCTGAATGCTGATATCCTGTCATTTCAGGAAGTAGAAAGAGCCTGGGCGCTTAAGCTAATGGATGGGCTTGAAATGCAGTACCCTTATTTTGCTATTACAGAACACGAAAAGCATGGCGTAGCCATTTTCTCAAAATATCCATTGAAAAATCTTAAAACCTACAAATGGACCGGAGAGCCTACCTTAACCGGTGATGTAGTTTATCAGGATAAAAATGTACATTTCATTACTACCCATACTCTATCGCCCAGAAATCCTGAGCGTTACAAAAACAGGAATGAGCATTTGAGTAAAATTGCTGAATATGTCAAAAATATAAACGGTCCTGTTTTAGCGATAGGAGATTTTAATGCTGTACCCTGGAATAAATATATTGTAAAAATTAAGGAAAGCACTGATCTGGTAGACAGCAGAAAAAGCATTGCTTCTACTTACCCTGCTAACTATCCGCTTGGACTGCCCATAGACTATATTTTACATTCTGACGAACTTAGCTGTGTCAACTTCAAAGCTGTTAATGCGATGGGTTCTGATCATAAGGGGATTGTAGGTGAATATGTATTCAATACACCTACTATGCTGGTAGATATGAATTAA
- a CDS encoding GMC oxidoreductase: protein MQIKESSTVYDVCIVGSGAGGGMAAKTLAEAGAKVALLEAGPMFDSAQGDMFKWPYQSPRRGANTHRPFGEFDAAFGGWEIEGEPYTRVAGTEFDWFRSRMLGGRTNHWGRISLRFGEKDFKRKSVDGLGDDWPISYADIKPYYDRIDKMIGVFGVNFDPSLGLVNEPDGHFLPPPKPRAYEMLVKKACDPLNIPVVPSRLSILTRPLGKRAACHYCSQCNRGCSTHSNFSSPSVLLPPALETGNVTLITNAMAREVLTNDEGLATGVSYISKDDNMEYTVRAKAVVLSASACETARLMLNSKSSRHPNGLGNSSGMVGKYLMDSTGGDLAGVFPQMMDGIPYNEDGVGGMHMYMPWWIDNQKAKLNFPRGYHIEIWGGKNMPSYGFLGGIQNYNAAFGAERPKGGGGYGTQLKNDYRSFYGAMVGFSGRGEPVALESNYCEIDPGVVDQWGIPVLRFNYKWSDYEILQAKHMQDTFEEIIDSMGGKLLWNKAGEESNYGLHAPGRIIHEVGVARMGKDAKKAPVNEYCQSFDCKNLFVADGASFVSMADKNPTWTILALSLRTSEYIIDQKKKGNI, encoded by the coding sequence ATGCAGATTAAAGAAAGTTCAACAGTCTACGACGTTTGTATTGTAGGCTCAGGTGCTGGTGGTGGAATGGCAGCAAAAACGCTAGCTGAAGCCGGTGCTAAAGTCGCCTTGCTTGAAGCAGGGCCTATGTTTGACTCCGCTCAGGGAGATATGTTTAAATGGCCTTACCAATCTCCTCGCAGAGGAGCGAATACCCACAGACCTTTTGGCGAATTTGACGCTGCCTTTGGAGGCTGGGAGATTGAGGGTGAACCCTATACCAGGGTGGCAGGCACTGAATTTGACTGGTTCCGCTCCCGCATGCTCGGTGGACGCACCAATCACTGGGGAAGAATATCATTGCGTTTTGGGGAAAAGGATTTCAAAAGAAAAAGTGTTGATGGTCTGGGCGATGACTGGCCGATCAGCTATGCCGATATCAAACCCTATTACGACCGAATAGATAAGATGATTGGTGTATTTGGGGTTAATTTTGATCCCAGTTTAGGACTGGTCAATGAGCCGGATGGTCATTTCCTCCCTCCTCCCAAACCCCGTGCTTATGAAATGCTGGTGAAGAAAGCTTGTGACCCCCTTAATATCCCCGTGGTCCCTTCCAGGCTTTCAATCCTTACCCGGCCTTTGGGAAAAAGGGCAGCCTGCCACTATTGCTCACAGTGTAATCGCGGTTGTTCTACCCATTCAAATTTTTCTTCACCTTCTGTACTTCTTCCTCCAGCGCTGGAGACCGGTAACGTTACCCTGATTACCAACGCGATGGCCAGAGAAGTACTTACCAATGATGAAGGATTGGCAACCGGTGTTTCTTATATAAGCAAGGATGACAATATGGAATATACTGTCAGGGCAAAAGCCGTGGTGCTTTCTGCCAGTGCCTGTGAGACGGCTCGCCTGATGCTAAACTCCAAATCATCACGCCATCCTAACGGTCTGGGCAATTCCAGTGGCATGGTAGGAAAATACCTGATGGACTCTACCGGTGGCGACCTTGCGGGAGTCTTTCCCCAGATGATGGACGGAATCCCATATAATGAAGATGGTGTCGGAGGCATGCACATGTATATGCCCTGGTGGATAGACAATCAAAAGGCCAAGTTAAATTTTCCCAGAGGTTATCATATTGAAATCTGGGGAGGCAAGAACATGCCTTCCTATGGTTTTCTGGGAGGCATTCAAAATTATAATGCTGCTTTCGGTGCTGAGCGCCCCAAAGGTGGTGGTGGCTATGGCACTCAACTGAAAAACGATTATCGGAGTTTTTACGGTGCTATGGTGGGCTTCAGCGGACGTGGTGAGCCGGTTGCACTGGAAAGCAACTATTGCGAGATAGATCCCGGTGTAGTTGATCAGTGGGGTATTCCGGTGCTTCGTTTCAACTACAAATGGAGTGATTACGAAATACTGCAGGCAAAACATATGCAGGATACTTTTGAAGAGATCATTGACAGCATGGGTGGAAAGCTTCTGTGGAACAAGGCTGGTGAAGAATCCAACTATGGACTTCACGCACCCGGGCGAATCATACACGAGGTAGGCGTAGCAAGAATGGGTAAGGATGCTAAAAAAGCTCCGGTAAATGAGTACTGTCAGTCATTTGACTGTAAAAACCTCTTCGTCGCTGATGGTGCCTCATTTGTGTCTATGGCTGACAAAAATCCTACCTGGACTATTTTAGCCCTGTCACTGCGTACATCTGAATATATCATTGACCAGAAAAAGAAAGGTAATATCTAA
- a CDS encoding LytTR family DNA-binding domain-containing protein, producing the protein MEGIASEVVLVRNEKLAEITLEQEALNSGKYEDLLNNQTSFSEVNGPHLKLKIYNLDNFDQDFRDAQKNIPLNERINFSIEERSGIGSFLLNWGFLFWLLTAIPILLLWLVFKLFWSTKPSKKSVQAVKQQNLNGSESAEYHQLNFPVKIGDRTIFLEMYNIVSFQAKDKYVNVLDTDDNTYLIEHTLNDLENKLPQQFIRIHRSYIVNKLLIKEIRKHSGNRFTVLLKSKKSQQLVSSQSYAPKVKALMKF; encoded by the coding sequence ATGGAAGGAATAGCAAGTGAAGTAGTGCTGGTAAGGAATGAAAAACTGGCAGAGATTACGCTTGAGCAGGAAGCTTTGAATAGTGGTAAATATGAAGATCTCCTAAATAATCAGACCTCATTTTCCGAAGTCAATGGCCCACATCTTAAGTTAAAAATTTACAATCTTGATAATTTTGATCAAGACTTTCGAGATGCCCAGAAAAATATCCCTTTAAATGAAAGAATTAACTTTAGCATTGAGGAACGTTCGGGCATAGGAAGTTTTTTGCTGAATTGGGGATTTCTTTTTTGGTTGCTGACAGCTATTCCTATCCTACTTTTGTGGTTAGTTTTCAAATTATTCTGGTCCACCAAACCAAGTAAAAAGTCCGTTCAAGCTGTAAAACAGCAAAATTTAAACGGTTCAGAGTCTGCTGAATACCATCAGCTAAATTTTCCAGTCAAGATCGGGGACAGAACCATTTTTCTCGAAATGTATAACATCGTTTCTTTTCAGGCAAAAGACAAATATGTAAATGTGCTGGATACCGACGATAATACCTATCTGATTGAGCATACGCTCAATGATTTGGAGAATAAGCTACCCCAACAATTTATTCGTATTCATCGCTCGTATATCGTAAACAAGCTGCTGATCAAAGAAATCCGAAAGCATTCTGGCAATAGATTTACTGTACTTCTGAAAAGCAAAAAATCACAACAGCTTGTTTCCAGCCAAAGTTATGCGCCTAAAGTGAAGGCACTGATGAAGTTTTAG
- a CDS encoding amidohydrolase: MTLPTNYMMRFFSHFIIFSLFIIAVSCNNPEEKATLVLHNGQIYTVNEAQPKAEAVAVINDTIVYVGDNQGVQKWIGEATEVVDLEGKTITPGFIEGHAHFIGVGMNKMNVDLLQVKSYEEMLEKIAVAAKNTPEGEWIIGRGWHQDKWDSLAPTMVQGFPTHQGLSEVAPNHPVYLKHASGHAALANAKAMEIAGVVNIQKEGPEVIEIEGGEIIKDELGNPTGIFNENAMRIITEKIPETTSEGYERAAELAMQECLVNGITSFQDAGITKDIEETYRKLAEEGNMKVRLWAMISGNDSTLLKEYYENGPAVGLGNNFLTIRSIKLYMDGALGSRGAWLLEEYADMPGQFGHNTTPMSRVYETSLKALESGLQLCSHAIGDRANREVLNNYEKAFNEKPEFAEDHRFRIEHAQHLSAEDIPRFSELGVVPAMQAIHMASDRPWAIERLGEERIIEGAYVWRKLLDSGAKIVNGTDAPVEPLNPLPSFYASVSRRTLAGEPEGGFEPEQKMSRKEALRSYTLDAAYGAFEEDIKGSIEVGKLADFTVFSQNIMIIPEDEILKTQADMTIVGGKILYQRTN; encoded by the coding sequence ATGACACTACCAACAAACTATATGATGCGCTTCTTTTCTCATTTCATAATATTTTCGCTTTTCATCATTGCAGTTTCCTGTAATAACCCTGAGGAAAAAGCTACGCTCGTCCTCCACAATGGTCAGATATATACAGTCAACGAGGCTCAGCCCAAAGCAGAAGCGGTAGCTGTCATCAATGATACCATCGTCTATGTAGGGGATAATCAGGGTGTGCAGAAGTGGATTGGTGAAGCAACTGAAGTAGTTGACCTGGAAGGAAAAACCATCACACCCGGTTTTATAGAAGGGCACGCCCATTTTATCGGTGTGGGTATGAATAAGATGAACGTGGATTTATTGCAGGTGAAGAGTTATGAGGAAATGCTGGAGAAGATAGCAGTGGCAGCAAAAAATACCCCTGAAGGAGAATGGATTATCGGCAGAGGCTGGCATCAGGACAAATGGGATTCCCTGGCCCCTACAATGGTCCAGGGTTTTCCTACCCATCAAGGTTTAAGTGAAGTGGCTCCCAATCACCCGGTTTATCTGAAACATGCCAGTGGTCATGCCGCCTTAGCCAATGCCAAAGCGATGGAAATTGCAGGTGTAGTCAACATACAAAAGGAAGGACCTGAGGTCATAGAAATTGAAGGGGGCGAAATCATTAAAGATGAATTAGGGAATCCCACTGGAATTTTTAATGAAAACGCCATGAGAATAATCACCGAGAAAATTCCTGAAACAACTTCTGAAGGTTATGAAAGAGCAGCGGAACTGGCAATGCAGGAGTGTCTGGTAAATGGCATTACCTCTTTTCAGGATGCGGGCATTACCAAAGATATTGAAGAAACTTACCGCAAATTGGCAGAAGAAGGTAATATGAAAGTACGTCTTTGGGCTATGATAAGCGGAAACGACAGCACACTTCTAAAAGAATACTACGAAAATGGACCTGCTGTAGGACTGGGAAACAATTTCCTTACTATTCGCAGCATTAAACTTTATATGGACGGAGCATTAGGCTCAAGAGGTGCCTGGCTGCTTGAAGAGTATGCTGATATGCCTGGTCAGTTTGGCCACAATACTACACCCATGAGTCGTGTTTATGAGACATCACTTAAAGCCTTAGAAAGTGGATTACAGCTGTGTTCGCATGCCATCGGCGACAGGGCTAACCGCGAAGTACTTAATAACTATGAGAAAGCCTTTAACGAAAAGCCTGAATTTGCTGAAGATCACAGGTTCCGAATTGAACACGCACAGCATTTGAGTGCTGAAGATATTCCCAGATTCAGTGAGCTAGGTGTCGTTCCTGCCATGCAGGCTATACATATGGCCTCAGACCGTCCCTGGGCAATTGAACGATTAGGAGAAGAAAGGATCATTGAAGGTGCCTATGTATGGCGCAAATTACTGGACAGTGGGGCAAAAATTGTGAATGGAACAGACGCTCCGGTAGAGCCACTCAATCCATTACCAAGCTTTTATGCTTCTGTAAGCCGTAGAACCTTAGCAGGCGAGCCTGAAGGTGGTTTTGAACCCGAACAGAAGATGAGCCGAAAAGAGGCGCTCAGATCTTATACGCTTGATGCCGCCTATGGAGCTTTTGAAGAAGATATCAAAGGTAGTATAGAAGTAGGTAAACTGGCAGACTTTACTGTTTTTTCACAAAACATCATGATTATTCCTGAAGATGAAATCCTCAAGACTCAGGCTGACATGACCATAGTCGGTGGTAAAATTCTCTACCAGCGTACGAATTAA
- a CDS encoding gluconate 2-dehydrogenase subunit 3 family protein: protein MEEPNKNGMDRRTSLKYMSGAAASLASLTWVGCETPEETAEVTEHKHAANEEMNISEADQKLMEQQFFTDHEMQTVTVLANLIIPADERSGNAADAGVPEFIEFMMKDQPWHQTGMRGGLRWLDIESMHQFEKSFFDLSEKQQKQILDQIAYPEIAKPEMSQGGNFFNNFRDFVATGFFTSKMGIEDLKYMGNTANVWKGSPQEVMDKLGVSYDDVDGYEFA from the coding sequence ATGGAAGAGCCTAATAAAAATGGTATGGACCGCCGTACCTCTCTTAAATATATGAGTGGAGCCGCCGCCTCCTTAGCGAGTTTAACCTGGGTCGGCTGCGAAACTCCCGAAGAAACAGCGGAAGTTACTGAGCATAAGCATGCCGCTAATGAGGAAATGAATATTAGCGAAGCGGATCAAAAGCTGATGGAGCAGCAGTTTTTTACCGACCACGAGATGCAAACCGTGACGGTATTAGCCAATCTCATTATTCCCGCTGATGAGCGCTCTGGCAATGCTGCTGATGCGGGTGTTCCTGAATTCATTGAATTTATGATGAAAGATCAGCCGTGGCACCAAACCGGTATGCGGGGAGGTCTACGCTGGCTGGACATAGAGAGCATGCATCAGTTTGAAAAATCATTTTTTGACTTAAGTGAAAAGCAACAAAAGCAAATTCTGGATCAGATTGCTTATCCTGAAATCGCTAAGCCTGAAATGAGCCAGGGAGGCAACTTTTTTAATAACTTTAGAGACTTTGTGGCTACTGGATTTTTCACCAGCAAGATGGGTATTGAAGATCTCAAATACATGGGAAATACCGCCAATGTATGGAAAGGCAGCCCTCAGGAAGTGATGGATAAATTAGGCGTCAGCTACGATGACGTAGATGGCTACGAATTTGCCTAA